In the Armatimonas rosea genome, TCTACTTCACGGGGATCGGGCTGAGCCAGGGCAAGGCCGCGCTCGCCAGTGGCCTCTACCCGCTGATGGGGGGGCTCAGCGCCGTGGCCTTTGGGGCGCTCGGGGACCGGGCGGGGAGCCAGGGGCGGCAGCGCTTGCTGATCGGGGGGATGCTCCTGACCGGGGCCACCATGGCGGGCTTCCTCCTCGCCCGGACACCCGAGATCGCCTTTGTGCTTGTCGCGCTGGCAGGTCTGGTCGCCGGGGGGCCGTATGCCTACACGGTCGGGGCGGCGGCGCTCGATCTGGTGGAGCCCAAGCAAGCCGCGGCCGTCAATGGGATTATCGATGGCATGGGCTACTTGGGTGCGATCCTGGCGGGGGAGGCTGTCGCGCGCCTCGCGGTCGCCTTGGGCTGGAACGGGGCCTTTGCGGCGCTGGCAGGAGTCTGCCTGCTGGCAAGCGGGCTCTGTGTGGTGCTCCTGCGACGCTCAGCGTGAGCGCAGCGGGGCTCAAACTTGGATTTTTCCCATTTTTTCATTGGCTAGCCTCCGTGCTATCGTTTTTAAAGAGGGTTCTCGTGTATACTGGGGCAACCAAGAACCGTTCAGGAGTTGTCGGATGAGATATCGTGTTGGAGCAGTTCTGCCCCTGGTTTTTCTCGCAGGCTGTGGTGGCGTCAGTGCCCCCCTATCAGATGCCGCTACGGGGCGTGGCAAGATTGCCTTTACCATTGTCTGGCCGCAGCCGACGGCCTCCCGCTTGATCCCTCTGGCCGCCAATAGCATCAAAGTGGAGCTCAGTGGCCCGACCCCGGATGTCAAGGTGATCGCACGGCCCCCCGCCGGCACCACGACAACCGATGTCTCGTTCCCCAGCCAAGTGGTGGGGGACTATACCATCGTCGCCTCTGCCTATCCGACCAGCGACGGAACGGGTACGGCACAAGCGCTGGGTGTGGCCAGTGTCACCGTAACCAAGGACCAGGTGGTGGATGCCCGGCTGACCATGGCGAGCACGATTGTTGCCGCGCGGATTAGCCCGACTTCGGGGACGGTTAAAGAGGGCGAGACGCTCTCCCTGACCGGCAGCGGCCAAGACGCGACCGGGGCTGCAGTCGTGACGGCCAATGAAAAGTGGACCTGGACTAGTAGCAACCCGGCGGCGGCGACCGTGAGCGCGACGGGTAACCCCGCGACGGTCACCGGGGTCCTTGCAGGGAGCACGGTGATCACGGGCCGCGAGCTAGAGTCGGGCAAGAGCAGGACGGCGACTGTGACGGTCCTCCCCGGGGTCGGTAACCTGGAACTGACGGTGAAGTAAGATGAGAGCACCTCAACGATTTCTAACGCTCTGTGTGGGACTGGTCACTCTCTCGGTGATCGCAACTGTCGAGATCGGCTGTGGCGGTGGCGGCGGTGGTGGTGGTGCGACCCCGACGCCCACCCCAACCACGACCCCGACTCCCACACCCGTGCCCACTCCGACTCCGACACCGGATCCGAACCCCACACCTACCCCAACGCCCACGCCCACCCCGACTCCGACCCCGACGCCCACGCCCACCCCGACACCGGCACCGCTGGGCAAGCTCAGCTTCACCGTGGTCTGGCCGGTGCGGACACGCGCGGTGCCCACGGCGGCCAATAGTGTCAAGATTGTCCTGAGTGGCCCCAGCAACACCGAGCGCCTCGTGGTGCGGCCCGCCTCGCTGAGCGAGACCACCGTGACTGTTACCTTCGACAACCTGCCCGCGGGGACCTACACCTACACCGCCACCGCCTATCCCGGCACCGATGGCAGTGGCACCGCACAGGCACAGGGAAGCAGTACCGCCACGGTTGTCAAGGACCAGACCACGACTGCGACGCTGGCACTCTCCAGCACGATCACCCGTGTGGCCGTGACCGGGACGACCAGCACCAACCCCGGGGGCACCCTCACCTTGACCGGAACCGCCTACAACGCTGCGGACGCGGTCGTGGTGTCCTCTGCGGAGAAGTGGAGCTGGAGCAGTAGCAACACCGCTGTGGCAACCGTGAAGGACAAGGACAACCCCACAACCCTCACTGCGGTCGCCGAGGGCACCGCCACGATCACCGGCACCGAGACCGAGACCGGAAAGTCCGCCACGCTCCTGGTGACTGTCACCCAGGACCGCGGCGGGATCAACGTCCGAATCGACTAGCGCCGGGGCAGGAGCTGCTCCAGGATCGAGGGATCGCGAATCTCTTGATCTCGGGCAAGCAGCAGGACCTTGGAGACAACCTCTGCCGTTCGTGGATCGCTGTCCACGAACGGCAGGAAGAGCCGCCCGCGCTGCTGGTTCTGCACCGGCACAATACAGACAAACCCACCCGGTAAGCGATGGACACTCGCGCTCCCCAGGTGCACCGAGTACTGCCCTAAGCTCCCGTCGATCAGGACATGGTTTGTCTCCACCCGGACATTGCTTAGCCTCAAGAGCCGTGCCGCCTCGGTCACCAGCGCGGCGCGCATCGCCACGGTCGAGAGGCTCGCCTCGGGATCGACACCCCCCACAGGGGCCACAGACACCACTAAGTCGAGATCGCGCATCGCCTCAGAGAAGAGTCGAGGCTCGACCTGATCAAGGGGGAGCGCCTGCCACTGGTTCTTTTGGGTAAAACGCACCGTGTCGATCGTCAGCCCCTCCACCTCACCCGGTGTCCCCCAGAGGTCGTCGAGCTCCACCTCCACCGAGAGATTGGCGGTGTGGAAGGTCTTGCGCGGGGCGCTCTCGCCGTCGTGGCCCGTGAGCCAGCCGCGTTTTCCGAGGAGAGCAAGGGCCTGTCGGGTCTGGACCTGGTGCCCTTGGTAGCGCACCGAGCCATCGCCGCGCTCCGTTTTCTCGGCATCGGTCAGGACATAGAGCTCCCGGAAGAGCTGCTTGAAGGGCTGGACACGCTCCTGGGCGAAGCACGCTGCCTGCCAGGTGTGCCACTCGCCTGTTTGCGCTAGGTCAACCGGGTGGGCGATCCGCCACTCTCCCGTATGGGGGAGCGCCTCTCCCCAGACAAGACGACAGTCGGTGCCCACAAAAACCAGCGAGCGAAGGAGTGGCGCAAGAAGCGGGTGCTGGAGCAGGGTCTGAAGCTCGTGGGCCGCGAATCCATCCCCACGCACCATCGCTTGCTCCAAAGAGCTTCGCATCCGCGTGAGCTGCTGCAGGAGCTTCTTGCGCCGCTCCACCAGCGCCGCGAGCTCGGGGAGCTTCTTGGCCACGGGGGGGAGCTCCTTGAGGGGCTTGCCTCGCTTGCTTGCCAGGAGCTCGGGCTCGCCCAGGGCATTGAGGGCCAGGGTCACCGAGAACTCCCCGCTCTCTACCGTAAGGGAGCCCCCCTGCAGATCTTCCAGAGATCGTGCCTCCATCGCCCACTCCAGGCGCACGGGGTCGGGGTAGCCGGCGGTGCGGGCGAGGTTCTCCAGGGCGATTGTCGTGGCGCGCTTCTCGGACTCCTGGCGCTGCGCCCCAAACGCCTTGGTGCCGCGCAGGAACTCCTGGAGCACCTCGTAGCGTGTCAGGAGGTCGCTCTGATCGAGAAGGGGCACCAGCCCGAGTGCCCGTGCGGCGTCTTGGTGGCGTTTTTGCTGGACACGATCGACGAGCTCGCTCACGGTGACCTGGCCGCGCATGGTATCGGCGAAGAGGCGGGCACGGGTGTGGCCCCCCGCCGACGAGGCCAGCTTGGCGGCGTCATCCAGCTTTCTCCAGCGTGCCTCCCCAAGCTGGGCAAAGACCCGCTGGAACCACGCCACATCGACCGCCCCGTCGGTGAGATCGTCGGCGATGAGCGGTGTGTAGCCTGCGATCTGGGCGGCCCACTCCTGACGAAGCTCCTGATCGACACTCCACTGGCGGTCTTTGGTGTGGGCATGGAGCCACCAGACCGCCTCGGCAAGACCGTCCCAGCCCAGGGCCTGCTCCACGAGCGCGGCCCACTGCGGCGCATAGACCGCCACCTCGATCAGCCGCTTCTCCCCGAGTTCCTGAAGCTGCTCAGGGCGATCGTCGGGGCCGGGATAGGTCGCGCGGCACAGGTGCGAGAACACGGCGGAGCGGTTCTGCTGGCCGCGCCAGAGGTAGCCACGCACAAAGCTCTCGCGCGGGAAGGCCTTGAGGACGCGCACGAGGACAGCGGCCCCCCCGACATAGCGCAGGCTGAGGGCGGGGAGGGTCGCCGCCGTCTCCGCCTCGCCTCGTGCGAGCTCGACCTCGAGAATACGCTCACGAAGGCGCTGGATCAGCTCCGGCTGAAACGATGCCTTCCGTCCGCTGAGCCCACCTAGCTCACGAAACTCCCCGTGGTAGGTTCGGACATTTTTCAGCGGCGCATAGCGTGCCAGAAGAACCGCGATCAGGTCGTCCTCAGTGGCGACTCCTGCCTCGAACGCCGCGCGGGTCGAGCTCCAGGCGGGGATCGCGCGGGCAAACTCCATCTCGGGCTTCTCGCTGGGCTGGAGAGCCGCCTTGAGTCGTCCCAGGAGCGAGGGGCGCTTCTCCGCGACGATGGGCTGCTCGCTCCAGCGGAGCAGGCCCCAGTAGCGCTGCCAGCGCTCGCGGGTCCACTGGTCGGCGTAGAGCTGCTGGCTTTGCGGGATGCGGTGTTGCCAGAACCACCAAAAATTCCAATCAAAACGCCACGCGGCACGCTCTCCTTCATAGGGACGGGGCGCATTGGTACGAGTGGGGCGGGTCTCCAACGACGGCGTGGCAAGCTCGGTCTCGACCGCGTCCAGGAGAAACTCCACGGTGTTTTCGCCGGTGGGGTAGAGATAGAGGAGCCAGCTAAGCAGAGTGATTAAGAGGCGGTTTTCGATTGTTTCTTCCGGCTTGATCAGCTGGGTGTAGAGCTTTTGCGGATTGGCCTCGGGGGGGAAGTGGTAGGAGCCACGCGGGGTACTACGAAAGTGGTAGACACACTCCACGGCGACCAGGGCGCGCCAGAGCTCAAAGCCATCGGGGTCGCGCTGGGCCTTGGGGCGATTTTCGTAGAAGCTTGTCCAGACCTCGGCGAGGGGGAGGCGGGCTAGGTTCTGCTCACGCGAGAGTTTGGGGTCCGGGAGGGGGAGGTTGGCCTGGCCCAGTAAGACCGTGTGCGTCCCCACAACGCGGGTCTCGACGGTTCCCAGGTCCCACTGGTTTTGCAGAACCTCGACCTCGATCTCGCGGCTCAGGTGGGGGAGGACCGTGTCGCGGAGGCCCAGCACCAGCGCCCGGGTTGCCTCGGAGACAAAGGGGCCGGGTTTGAGGGCGGGGACTCGTGGGGCAGCGCGGCCCTCGGGGCGGAGCAGGCCCAGGGCATCGTCGATCTGTGGCACCACGGCCTCGCTCTGGGCGATCTGGTGCAGGAGACTCTCTTCCTGGCTATCGAGTGCCTTGCCTTGACGCGCCTCACGGTACTCAATGGCGAGCTGCTGGCTCCCGGCCACGGCACGCTTCTGGGCGACCAGCTGCGCGGCCAGATCGAGCCCGGCGCGCCGCTGCTCGGGGGACTTGGCGCGGGTCAGGCGCTCGGCGCTGGCAAGGGCATCGGGGTCGGGGAGGGTGAGGAGGGCTTTCTGGACGCCACGACGAAGTGCCTCGGTCTTTCGGGTGAGAAGCGCCTCTAGGGGCGCAGCGTCGGCGGCGGTCAGGGCGGTCTTTTCGAGCACCGCAAGGGCACGCTCACGTACCCACTGCGAGCCGCCTCCGACCAGGCTCAGGACTGCCCCGCGTTGCTCTGGCGTGATGGTGGGCTCTTTATCGAGCAGGTCTAGGAGAACATACTGCCCATGCTGGCCCAGCGCAGGCAGGTGCGCGAGGACCCGTGCCCAGGGACGCTCACCGCGCACACGGGGGAGCATGTCGGCCAGGTCGGAGCGCTGGAGCGTGAGCCGGTGCCACTCTCCCAGTGGGGAGCTATAGACCGTCGCGTGCTCCGGGAGGCGCGGGAGATTGCGCTCCAGACGCTCAAAAAGATCAGGACACGTGGAGGCCAAGGGCTCAAAATTTTCATGGGCGGCCGCCACCACTTTCAGGGAGGGATCGTCGAGAAACGGCACCAGCGCGAGGCTTGCCTGAGGGAGCTGGAAGAGTCGCAGCAGAAAGCAGGCGACAATCCGGCGGTCCTCACGCGGATCGCTTTGGAGCGCCGCACAGAGAGCAATCGCGCGCTCGGCATCGTCGAAGCCCGCGGTCCAGAGCGCCACACACGCCGCCTGCGTGTCGCCCGTCTCCAGCGAGCGCGCCCGAAGCGTGGGATCGTCCAGGTGGTCCAGGAGTAGCCCGATCAGGCGCTTGACCTCGCGCTCTTGGTAGGACTCCAGCCCAAAGCCCAGCCAGACATCCAGGGCACGTACCAGCGACGAAAACCGCGTGAGGTCGTGCTCGATCACCAGCCGGAGCAGGCGTCGGAAGGCCTCCGGGTGGGCCTCGTCGGCGGACTCAAAGAGCACCTGCCGCAGTCCCTCTTGGCGCTGCGCGGTCAGCAAGAGCCGCTCACAGAGCTCCCAGCCCTCGGGGTGGCTCGCGCTCAGGAAGGCCTTGGTCACATGCCGACCCATCGCGCCGATTTCGTGCTCGTTGTGGAGCGAGTCCCGCAGGACGGAGAAGACCGCCGTATCGCCCCGGTTCAGGGCCGCGGCCAGCAGGAGCCCAAGGGCGTCTTGGGTGGCATAGGCCGAGAGATACGGTGCCCACGCCGCGACCCAGGCGCTGTCTTGGTGGGCATAGGGCCAGAGCGCGTCGAGCAGGAGGAGGAACTTCTCTGCACGCTGCCGCTGGCTTGCCTCTAGGTTGTTCGGCGCGCGAAAGCCCTTGCGGGCATAGCCGCTCTGGTAAGGCAGGGTCTTCAGGAGCCGCCAGAGCTCCGGTAGATGAGCCGCGACCCCTGGAAGGAGCGCCGTAAAGACCCGCAGGCGC is a window encoding:
- a CDS encoding Ig-like domain-containing protein — its product is MRYRVGAVLPLVFLAGCGGVSAPLSDAATGRGKIAFTIVWPQPTASRLIPLAANSIKVELSGPTPDVKVIARPPAGTTTTDVSFPSQVVGDYTIVASAYPTSDGTGTAQALGVASVTVTKDQVVDARLTMASTIVAARISPTSGTVKEGETLSLTGSGQDATGAAVVTANEKWTWTSSNPAAATVSATGNPATVTGVLAGSTVITGRELESGKSRTATVTVLPGVGNLELTVK
- a CDS encoding DUF4132 domain-containing protein, encoding MLAPQVAQERLKTFATESQESRTARILGLPKPLQGVAFLAVRCEPDGTPRTIGWEATPKIGLALDSLTEPERLRVFTALLPGVAAHLPELWRLLKTLPYQSGYARKGFRAPNNLEASQRQRAEKFLLLLDALWPYAHQDSAWVAAWAPYLSAYATQDALGLLLAAALNRGDTAVFSVLRDSLHNEHEIGAMGRHVTKAFLSASHPEGWELCERLLLTAQRQEGLRQVLFESADEAHPEAFRRLLRLVIEHDLTRFSSLVRALDVWLGFGLESYQEREVKRLIGLLLDHLDDPTLRARSLETGDTQAACVALWTAGFDDAERAIALCAALQSDPREDRRIVACFLLRLFQLPQASLALVPFLDDPSLKVVAAAHENFEPLASTCPDLFERLERNLPRLPEHATVYSSPLGEWHRLTLQRSDLADMLPRVRGERPWARVLAHLPALGQHGQYVLLDLLDKEPTITPEQRGAVLSLVGGGSQWVRERALAVLEKTALTAADAAPLEALLTRKTEALRRGVQKALLTLPDPDALASAERLTRAKSPEQRRAGLDLAAQLVAQKRAVAGSQQLAIEYREARQGKALDSQEESLLHQIAQSEAVVPQIDDALGLLRPEGRAAPRVPALKPGPFVSEATRALVLGLRDTVLPHLSREIEVEVLQNQWDLGTVETRVVGTHTVLLGQANLPLPDPKLSREQNLARLPLAEVWTSFYENRPKAQRDPDGFELWRALVAVECVYHFRSTPRGSYHFPPEANPQKLYTQLIKPEETIENRLLITLLSWLLYLYPTGENTVEFLLDAVETELATPSLETRPTRTNAPRPYEGERAAWRFDWNFWWFWQHRIPQSQQLYADQWTRERWQRYWGLLRWSEQPIVAEKRPSLLGRLKAALQPSEKPEMEFARAIPAWSSTRAAFEAGVATEDDLIAVLLARYAPLKNVRTYHGEFRELGGLSGRKASFQPELIQRLRERILEVELARGEAETAATLPALSLRYVGGAAVLVRVLKAFPRESFVRGYLWRGQQNRSAVFSHLCRATYPGPDDRPEQLQELGEKRLIEVAVYAPQWAALVEQALGWDGLAEAVWWLHAHTKDRQWSVDQELRQEWAAQIAGYTPLIADDLTDGAVDVAWFQRVFAQLGEARWRKLDDAAKLASSAGGHTRARLFADTMRGQVTVSELVDRVQQKRHQDAARALGLVPLLDQSDLLTRYEVLQEFLRGTKAFGAQRQESEKRATTIALENLARTAGYPDPVRLEWAMEARSLEDLQGGSLTVESGEFSVTLALNALGEPELLASKRGKPLKELPPVAKKLPELAALVERRKKLLQQLTRMRSSLEQAMVRGDGFAAHELQTLLQHPLLAPLLRSLVFVGTDCRLVWGEALPHTGEWRIAHPVDLAQTGEWHTWQAACFAQERVQPFKQLFRELYVLTDAEKTERGDGSVRYQGHQVQTRQALALLGKRGWLTGHDGESAPRKTFHTANLSVEVELDDLWGTPGEVEGLTIDTVRFTQKNQWQALPLDQVEPRLFSEAMRDLDLVVSVAPVGGVDPEASLSTVAMRAALVTEAARLLRLSNVRVETNHVLIDGSLGQYSVHLGSASVHRLPGGFVCIVPVQNQQRGRLFLPFVDSDPRTAEVVSKVLLLARDQEIRDPSILEQLLPRR